The proteins below are encoded in one region of Actinomycetota bacterium:
- a CDS encoding acetyl-CoA carboxylase carboxyltransferase subunit alpha/beta, which translates to MEEAPSQAHDIIDPGSFRWLADDLQSRDPLRWPGYRDSLQRASERAATDESVVTGAATIEGHEVELALFNFSFMGGSMGEVGGERLARSMERAGSRRVPFILRTETGGARMQEGMRSLIQMPKVVAARVMLAEAHQPMIAVLGHPTTGGVLASLASLADITLAEQQATIGFAGPRVAEHVTGQPLPPGSHTATSGLDHGMFDDVVSAETLRSRVAVALVCLAPDDPQPDLQRPVEADGGVADPWTAVETARRHKDVDPTEAVEASFELRGDRAGAPADELRCWIARGSGRRFLLMDTSGEPLRPSGFRKALRCIEVAERLHLPVVTLVDTPGADPSASSEGEGVAWLIARLTHKMLTASVPVLSIVTGEGGSGGALAFATGDVLVAYEASIFSVIGPEAAAEILWKDPARAPEAARSLRLTSHDLRELGIADAVVAGDPTTASLREVVPYHLDRLSGVYADDPDPSRRRRARWRNTW; encoded by the coding sequence GTGGAGGAAGCGCCGTCACAGGCCCACGACATCATCGATCCGGGGTCGTTCCGATGGCTCGCCGACGACCTTCAATCGCGGGATCCACTCCGGTGGCCGGGCTACCGCGACTCCTTGCAACGCGCCTCGGAACGAGCCGCGACCGACGAGTCGGTCGTGACGGGAGCCGCCACGATCGAAGGTCACGAGGTGGAGCTGGCGCTCTTCAACTTCAGCTTCATGGGCGGCAGCATGGGGGAGGTGGGCGGAGAGCGGCTCGCGCGTTCGATGGAGCGGGCGGGGTCGAGGCGGGTGCCTTTCATCCTTCGGACCGAGACCGGAGGCGCGCGCATGCAGGAGGGGATGCGGTCGCTCATCCAGATGCCTAAGGTCGTCGCGGCGCGCGTGATGCTCGCGGAGGCGCACCAACCGATGATCGCGGTGCTCGGCCATCCGACGACAGGAGGCGTGCTCGCGAGCCTCGCGTCCCTCGCGGACATCACGCTCGCGGAGCAACAAGCCACGATCGGATTCGCGGGCCCTCGGGTGGCGGAGCACGTCACGGGTCAGCCACTGCCTCCCGGCTCGCACACCGCGACGTCGGGGCTCGACCACGGGATGTTCGACGACGTGGTCTCTGCGGAAACGTTGAGGTCTCGCGTCGCCGTCGCGCTCGTATGTCTCGCGCCCGACGATCCGCAGCCGGATCTACAACGACCGGTCGAAGCCGACGGGGGAGTGGCCGACCCCTGGACGGCAGTGGAGACAGCTCGCCGGCACAAAGACGTCGACCCGACCGAAGCCGTCGAGGCTTCCTTCGAGCTCCGCGGTGACCGCGCCGGCGCTCCTGCTGACGAGCTTCGCTGCTGGATCGCCCGCGGTTCGGGGCGGCGCTTCCTGCTCATGGACACCTCCGGCGAACCGCTGCGCCCGTCCGGCTTTAGGAAGGCGCTCAGGTGCATCGAGGTTGCGGAGCGCCTTCACCTGCCAGTGGTGACGCTCGTCGACACGCCGGGGGCAGACCCATCGGCATCTTCCGAAGGAGAGGGCGTCGCGTGGCTGATCGCACGCCTCACTCACAAGATGCTGACCGCGTCGGTCCCCGTGCTGTCGATCGTGACCGGCGAGGGCGGCAGCGGCGGAGCGCTCGCCTTCGCCACCGGTGACGTATTGGTCGCCTATGAAGCCTCGATCTTCTCGGTGATCGGTCCGGAGGCCGCGGCTGAGATCCTGTGGAAGGACCCAGCGCGCGCACCCGAGGCCGCACGTTCCCTCAGGCTGACGAGCCATGACCTCCGCGAGCTCGGCATCGCCGACGCCGTGGTCGCAGGGGATCCGACGACGGCATCCCTCCGAGAGGTAGTCCCCTATCATCTCGACCGGCTGAGCGGCGTTTACGCAGACGATCCCGATCCGTCGCGCAGGCGTCGCGCGAGATGGAGGAACACCTGGTGA